tgtactcgtCTATTCCAGgaatgagaaggaacacgaggagCACCTGTGAATCACTTTGGAGACGTCGAGGAATGAGAAACTGCATGCCAaattcagtaaatgcgagttttggcttaaggaagtgaacttccttggtcacattGTGTCAGCAGAGGGAATCCGAGTGGACCCCGCCAATGTTGAGGCGGTACAGCAATGGAAAGCACCCTCAACACCAAacgaaattcggagtttcctaggcctggcaggatactaccgaaggtttatagagggattctccaagatagcgagacccatgacccaacaactcaagatgggggtaaaagtcaattggaccccagagTGTGAGACAAGTTTCCAGctgttgaaggaaaagctaactagtgcaccgattctagctgtgccagagcctggagtgaactatGTGGTATACactgacgcttcgaaggtgggacttggatgcgtgttgatgcaaaataacaaggtgattgcttacgcgtcacgacaattgaggccacacgagttgaactatccaacccacgacttggagctagcagcggtagtacatgccttaaagatttggagacatcatctctacggagtccgatgtgagatctttacggatcacaaaagcctgaagtatttcttcgagcagaaagatttgaacatgcggcaacgaagatggctctagttggtaaaggactacgattgtggcatcaattaccaccccggcaagcgaatgtagtggcagatgcattGAGCCGGAAGAaccattcccaactggccacttttctcaccaaagaggAAAGCCTGATTCACGAGTTcagcaagatgcgtttggaaatggtgagggcacctgaaacagtggatGCACGAATCACCACTCTAGCTGTTGAACTTGATCTAAGGTCGAGGATTattgaagcacaacggatggatgcgaaattGGAGGAAATTCGTATAGAAGTGCGATCTGGCGAATCTAggaattttagtgaagaaggtgacaatgcccttactttcgaAGGAAGATTATGCATGCTGGATAACGAGGGGCTCAACAACAAGGTTatgagtgaagcacatgagactccttacaccgctcacccaggaagtacgaaaatgtatcaagatctgaagaagtccttttggtggaatggtatgaagagggatatagcatCGTTCGTCGAGAGATGTTTagtctgccagcaagtgaagtttctacatcaacgaccgtatgggaagTTACGACCACTAGAAATtcctgagtggaaatgggagcacatagCCATGGATTCCGTGACAGGGTTGCCAAGGACTCTGAGAGGGAACaccgccatttgggtaattatagatcgacttaccaagagtgcgcatttcatACCGATTCTCATAAGCTATGGGTCCAACAAACTAGCTTAAATTTACATAAGGGAGATagttcgattgcatggagttccagtgactatcacgtccgaccgtgacccaaaattcacctcaagattttggataagtctacagaaagagcttggaaccaaattgaacttcagcacagcgttccacccgcaaaccgatggacagtccgaaagaacgattcaaactctcgaAGATATGCTGAGAGCCGTGGTactcgaccgaggaggaagttgggaggcagcactaccactgattgagttcgcctacaacaatagctttcaggcaacgataaacatggcgccgtatgaggcattatacggaagaaagtgtagatcgccgctctactgggacgaagttggcgagagaagaatacttggacccgatgcagttgaagaaatgGTGGGAATCGTGCGGCTAATTCGTggaaggataaaagaagctcaagacagataaaaatcatacgcggatgtccgacgaactgatttacaattccaagctggcgacaaagttttcctgaaagtatccccatcaaaagggataacacgattcggcgtcaagggcaaactgaagccgcgatttattgggccttggAAATGTTCACTACGTTTTTCATGTGTCACAGTTAcgaaaatacgtgttcgacTCGAAGCACGTGATCCATTTTGaggaagtcgcgttgaacccagatttgagctacgaggagagaccccaatctattttggaccgaaagatccagaatgtgagaaataaacctgttgcttgtgtgaaagtactttgggaaaatcatggacatgaagaagccacgtgggagaatgaggataaaatgatggaattatacccagaactctttacttgagggtaacaaatttcgggatgaaatttctgtaaGGTtagtaggatgtaacgccccgtttttctaaacctaatttgtGAACCCTAAAGTATTTGAATTCAATGCTTTTAATAttgcgaagtccgtgaattaattgttggtgaatttatttgttgagtggaattgttggactagagatttgtgaaataaattactgTGTGAATcaaaaataattcctttccgtgaggaataaaTTGAACTCAATCCGCGTGTTGGATCGGATAAATtgaacaaatattataaaaatccagtccatgataaataaattgtggactgcacaatttaaaataaaatacaataggctgtgaattaaactaaactaattaaaataaaatatctttaattcaaattttaattaaagattctacgcagattttcctcctccgtgatggaatttttcctcctccgtgatctgcaaataattcaaatttatctaaaaaaaagaagaagaattcGAATCCTCTCTTCAACCCACGTTGGAAAAACCGGTCCCTCTCTCACATCCAAACCACCCCTCCCTTTATATTATTTCCTTCCCAAAAACCGTTCTCTCCTATCCCTGCAAACAAGAAGACAAGACTTTTCCTCTCAACTTTAATCCAAGGTAATTCTGCAGAAATTTTCCTAGATATTGCAAGTTTCTTTTGGAAATCAACTCATTCAATATTTTCTGGCAGATATCGTGAGCCAAACTTGAGAGGGGGAGCTACCGGTTGTTCTTTTGAAATCTGTTCAAGGTATACTTTCTCCCATCCAAATTTCCAATGTTATACTACTGCATCCATATATATTTTACCCTACTGTTGCCACAATCTGCGATATATCTCCTAATCGAATGAATCGAagcaaactaaactaaagaaacaaattttaattcaCGAAATCAAATAAAGAACTTACCTTCGGGGAGGAAATCGGGGCGGAATCGGGGGCTGACCGGAGGCGGCACCTCCCGGCAGCGACGGCGGTGTACGCGGGGCAGCGGCATCGCGATATCGATCCCGGTACAGCAGCAACAACGACGCAGAGGCTGGCTTCTGTACAGCAGCGCTGAGCGACGACTTTGAGCAGCGGCGACAGTAGCTTCTTCCCGATGAGCGGTAGCAGCAGCGGCGTCCGGTGTCGTGAGGCGAACTGAAGAAGCCGACGGGAGATTGGAGAATTTCAGTCGGCGAAGGatagaagaagagagagataggCGTGAGGGAGAATGGGAGGGGCAGTATACATAAttttgggccttttgttttGTAAATGGAATTGGGCTTCATTAATTGACATAGGTAGAATTATTAAAAGTATGGGCTCCATTTAATTGTTTgggctttaaaattttaattggagatataaagtggggaaataattaagctttGGGGCTTAATAGTGACgaattagttaattaatttcagaatatttcaacgaatgaataattttatcttaagtccgaaataaaaaaaatagttcgaGGGGAATGGTTGCGACAATTTAATTAtacacttttataattttgggaattttatttcgatattgttgaggaaaatacgaggagctaacggaggaaataggggcgtaagcggccgccgaataattgaAAACCGAGATAAATAACTTTGCTTAGGATGCATGCTTTTTGcctatttatttgaaaagtatgttgatttatgtattatctaaatgttaaaggtgaatcatgtCGTGTTTTgctttaacgtgcctatctgatgtcgCTCTGGCCATTAttgtttaaatcgaattcgggtcctcgtagggccgcaaaccctacttggattagtgtacacctatggtagtctgtgtgctagcgtacgggctggccggtctagtggcttggtttgtggccacattccaagtcatatatgagcagatatggctaacgtctatgggaaaatgactgatcagtcgatgtttaaaatggaaatgattttgagtgcctcgggcatttctaaagctaaaccccgatagTTAATtgtgaatggcatgataaattactgtttattgaaaatgttgtcggcatgagccactgagtatttttataatactcagccctgcatgtgttttccctatgtgcaggttaagcggcgacgaggatgtggtggtgttgagcaagtgaatttaagatattattgttgtctttgaaccttgagtgtcgttgtgtcttcacacatgacgtcactcttcctCTTGGTCGTTTCTGCTGTGACGTTTTGTTTAAGTATGTTTCatttgggccgacaactttaattgttaggataatggatattttgaatttcttgttggataatattaaactcttggttatttattgggatattaattgttggtccaacttgtgttgaaaccctaattcttttcgtctgtttattaaattcttttaatcacgattgcccgtatttattaacccttaagggcggtcgtgacaggagGGGAGGTGAAAAACGTGTGGGGGAGGAGAGGAAAAGTGGGAGGCATGTGAATGagggattagggttagggttttctatTTATATTCAAGGATTTATTCCCCtgcttaaataaaacaattaaaatttgtgGAAGAAAAATAGGGAAGGTAGGCgtgtattttagagagagaaaaaggggtTGTGGGATTTTTGACTAATTAAATGGAGATATGgttcaaataaatttatttggagagaaagaatctcacaaaataggaacaaaatattaatccCTTTAGAAAATAGGGAGGGGTCAAAATTTTGAGGattatttccacaaggaaataatttaaatcctaatttaaataggattAGAAAAGATTTGGCAAGGTATggtaggatttaatttggataaat
This sequence is a window from Salvia splendens isolate huo1 chromosome 5, SspV2, whole genome shotgun sequence. Protein-coding genes within it:
- the LOC121803995 gene encoding uncharacterized protein LOC121803995, with product MVRAPETVDARITTLAVELDLRSRIIEAQRMDAKLEEIRIEVRSGESRNFSEEGDNALTFEGRLCMLDNEGLNNKRDIASFVERCLVCQQVKFLHQRPYGKLRPLEIPEWKWEHIAMDSVTGLPRTLRGNTAIWVIIDRLTKSAHFIPILISYGSNKLA